A part of Paenibacillus sp. 481 genomic DNA contains:
- a CDS encoding nucleotidyltransferase domain-containing protein has translation MILEKVINRIVIQSEYKDFVDKYIDNILTEFKGKIHSIYMCGSIPKGTAKPFKSDADFTIVCVNPKDIDYERLSNIKDRLLEEYPVVTKIDTIICSIDDVLSRPNEWGFWVKIICVCIYGHDVGEKVPPIVISPEFILDLNTETKEEVDRIHSLLSNASDNTMKTRYIKGYSKRLIRALYSLVLEDAGVWQDDIIKMKNAILNYCEIDSALVDYLYACYLDSNVLVEEFLGIADEVYSYFENALNAMAASRTSFG, from the coding sequence ATGATATTAGAAAAAGTTATAAATAGAATTGTAATACAAAGTGAATATAAGGATTTTGTTGATAAGTATATAGATAATATACTTACCGAATTTAAAGGTAAGATTCATAGCATTTATATGTGTGGCTCGATTCCAAAAGGAACTGCTAAACCTTTTAAGTCAGATGCAGACTTTACTATTGTATGTGTAAATCCCAAAGATATTGATTACGAAAGATTGTCAAATATTAAAGACAGGCTTTTGGAAGAATATCCAGTAGTAACTAAGATTGATACGATAATTTGCTCGATTGACGATGTATTAAGTAGACCAAATGAGTGGGGGTTTTGGGTAAAGATAATTTGTGTTTGCATATATGGTCATGACGTTGGTGAAAAAGTACCACCGATAGTTATTTCTCCAGAGTTCATTTTAGACTTAAATACAGAGACCAAGGAGGAAGTAGATCGTATACATAGTTTACTTTCTAATGCTAGTGATAACACAATGAAAACTAGATATATTAAAGGTTACTCTAAGAGATTAATTCGTGCATTATACTCTTTGGTTTTAGAAGATGCAGGTGTATGGCAAGATGACATTATTAAGATGAAGAATGCCATATTAAACTATTGTGAGATTGACTCCGCTTTAGTTGATTATCTGTATGCTTGTTACTTGGATAGTAATGTACTTGTTGAAGAGTTTCTGGGAATTGCAGATGAAGTATATAGCTATTTTGAGAACGCCTTAAATGCAATGGCTGCTTCCAGAACTTCCTTCGGCTAA